ACCGCTAGTTCATCCTCGTTGTACGATTCTCTGATCATCTTTTTCCCTGAAAATTAGTTTGCGGCAAAGGTAGCATTCATTTTTTCACCAGCGAATGCTGCATCACCCAATAAAGTGGTACGCTTATTGATATGTAACAACGCCATGCCTGACGGATATTAGTGCGGCAGGCAACCATTAATCCAATAAAAACATCAATAATGAAGAGATTACTCATTGCACTATTCGTTACCCTTAGCCTAGGCGCGTTCGCACAGGAACAGGAAATTAAGCAGCACTTCATAGAGGTTGTTGGCAGCTCGAAGATGGAGGTAGCGCCCGACATCGCCTACTTCTCGCTGCTGCTAGTCGATAATCCTAAAGAAAATATCAACGTTGAGAAGCAGGAGGTGGAGATCGCCAAGGTGCTAAAGAAGTACGGCGTTCCATCCGAGAACCTTACCATCGACAAGCTGAGCGGCATCCGCCAAAAGGTGAGCTTCTGGGGCACCAAAGATGTGGTAAACCGTAAGTCGTACCTCCTAAAGCTTACCAATTTGGCCGTATCGGATAAGATCATCGAGGAGCTATCGTCGCTAAAGATCACCTCCATCAGCCTGTACAAGGTGGAGAATAGCCAAATCGAAACCCACAAGCTAACCGCCTGCGAGCTGGCCTCGAAGAACGCCAAGGAGAAGGCGGCATCCTTCTGCAAGGGAATGGGAGTTGCTGCCCTAGCCCCCCTAGCCATCTACGAGCAGAACCTTTTTGTATCGGGCGAGGAAAACGAGTACCAGCCCCGCCTATACATGGCCAAGGCAATGGAAGATAATGCTGTTGGTGGGGAGCAGGAAGAGCCACAACAGGCATTTAAGAACATCGTTATTAAGTGTACCGTAAGGGCCAAGATAGAGGTTAAGTAAGCCGCCACAACCATCCATACCATACGCTACCGATAAGCCACACCGCTTGATGTGGCTTATTTTTTTGCCCCCGCCGCTCCAGCGCCGTTTTAGCCTAAGTGACGCGCTTAATAGGCGCGTTCTGGCCAGCATGCCGGGATACCGCTTAGCCACCTAGGGCGATGCCGGTGGCACGCTCCGGAAATTCGCCCATGCCTCGGCAACGAGCTTTCACGATTGCGAGAAGGTTCCCGCCCCCTCGGAAATGAACTTTCACGTCTGCGAGGAGGTTCCCGACCCCTCGGATATGAGCTTTCACGTCTGCGAGAAGGTTCCCGACCCCTCGGATATGAGCTTTCACGTCTGCGAGGAGGTTTCCGACCCCTCGGCAACGAGCTTTCACGTCTGCGAGAAGGTTCCCGACCCCTCGGATATGAGCTTTCACATCTGCGAGAAGGTTCCCGACCCCTCGGATATGAGCTTTCACGTCTGCGAGGAGGTTTCCGACCCCTCGGCAATGAGCTTTTGCGGCGGCCATCCTATCGCCCTTCCGGCTCCTCGCGATTAGCCTTGCAGGGGATAAAAAAACAGGGGCGCCCCATACTGGAACAGCCCCTGCTATATCGTTTCACAAAACAAACTTACTTGCTATTTTCCGCGCTGGCATGTACGCTGCCGGTACGCTTCAGCACACCCCAGATCGCCAGCTCGCCCTTCATGGCCTTAAGGTAGGCCTTAACCAGCACCACAAAGAGTATTTGGCGGTACACAAAGCGCTGTACGAAGAGCAGCACCGCCTCCTTTAGCCCAAATTTCAGGTTGTCGAAGCTGTAGGCCACCACCGAGATGAGCAGCTCTACCACGTAGAAGATGACGTACGAGAGCACAAACGCCATGGCATGCTTGGAGAAAAGCCCAAAGATGAACATGATGTCGACCAGCGGCGAGAACAACGGTATGATAAAGCCGAAGATGAGCAGGTTGGGCAGCAGAATCCACCCCATGTTGGGCTTACGGCGCGTAAAGAGCAGGTCGCGGTGCTTCCAGAAGCTCTGCATCATGCCAAACGACCAGCGGAAGCGCTGCTTCACGAACATCTTCAGCGATTCGGGCGCCTCGGTGAGCGAGAGCGCCTCGGTGCAGCTGCGTACGGCGTAGCCCTCACGGAGAATGCGGACGGTAAGGTCGCAATCCTCGGCAAGCGTATCGGTATCGAATCCTTCAATCTCCTCCATCACCGAGTGGCGGAAGGCGCCAATGGCCCCCGGCACCACCAGGATGGCATTGGCGTAGTCGAATGCCCGGCGCTCGAAGTTTTGGCTGGTGTTGTACTCAATGCGCTGCCAGCGGGTGAGCAGGTTCACGGGGTTGCCCACGCGAACGTTTCCGGCAACGGCCCCAACGCGGCTATCGGCAAAGAATGGCACCATCTTTTCTACCGCATCGGGCATTAAAAGGGTGTCGGCATCGATGCAGACAAGTATTTCGCTATCGGTATGGCCTATGGCGTAGTTGAGCGCCGATGCCTTTCCGCCATTGGGCTTGGTGAGCACCTTTACGCGGGGATTCCCCTCGAAGGCCTGCTTCACTACGGAGTAGGTGCTGTCGGACGACCCATCGTCAATAAAAACAACATCGAAGCTGGGGTAGCTGCACTTCAGCAGGTTTTCGACGGTGCGAACGGCATTCACCTCCTCGTTGAAGGCGGGCACGATAATGCTTACCGATGGGTGGTAGCTGCTGGCGATATCGCTATGCAGCACGCGGCGCTGCTTGCGGCGCTGCAGAATGGCCAGCACCAGCAAGCTGAGCAGGCGGAAAATGCCCAGGCCGATGGCCACAAAGAAGAAGCCACGGAGGAAGTGCTGCCATATAAAGGTGAGGAGGAAGAAGATGCCGTTGATGTCCTCCAGCATGAATACGTTTCGCTTTACCTTGGGCATCACCTCGTCGCGGCTTTTGCCCATGAGTTCGGAGGCGGTAACAAATTCGTAGCCCCGCTTCTTAAAGTAGTCGATAATACGGGGTAGCGCCAGGATGGTTTGCGAGCGCTCGCCGCCCGAATCGTGGAGCAGGATGATGTTACCCAAATGCTGCTGGGCAATGGCGCGCGCCACAATGGTATCCGCACAAACGCCGCGCTGCCAGTCGTTGGGGTCGATGGACGAAGCTACGGAGATGTAGCCCTCGTCGTAGGCCACCGAGAGCGGCTTAATCTCGAATATATTCTGGGGCTCCGCGTTGGTGTTGTAGGGGGTGCGGAATAGCATGGTAGAGTGCCCCAGCACGCTCTCCAGCAGCATGCGGGTAGAGCGAAGCTCGATGCGCTCGCGGTCGTCGGAGGTCACCTCGAGGTTGGGGTGCAGGAAGGTGTGGTTGCCAATCTCGTGCCCCTCGCGGTAGACCCTCTTCAGCAGCGGAATGTTATCCTCGGCATTAAGGCCGGTGACAAAGAAGGTGGCATGAATCTTATTCTTCTTCAGGATGTCCAGTATCTGAGGGGTGTACTCGCCATCGGGGCCATCGTCGAAGGTGATGGCCAACTTTTTGGGGTTTCCAGCACCGTAACGGTTAACCTGGTACGACGAGGGGAGATGCTTGTAGCTCTCGTCGGAGATAAAGAACTCCGACTTGTCAACATCAAGACTTACTAGGCCATCCTGCGGCTTGCTGATTACCTCCACCAGCTCGCCCTTGCCATCGTAGTTGATGGAGTACATCGACTTGATGCGCTTAAGCAGGTTGAAGTTAAACGGATTGCGGTCGAGGGCTTCGGATGACATATCGCGCTTAAAGAAGCTCCAGATGCGGTAGTCCTCGCTGCCCAAATACCAGATGGCAGCGCCGGTAATGCCGTAGTCGGCGCCCGTACGCATGGCGTTAAATACGCTTATGGCATCGTTGCAGTGTGCCTCGCACAGCTTTCCCTGATCGTCGTAGTACTTAAAGAAGAGGTCGCTGTTGTCGGGGTCGAATGTCACGCTGGCTTGGCTCTCGTTGGCCAGCGAAATGAACTGCTCGTAGGACAGGTCGTCGGCATTGGCCCCGCCATTCCAGTTGTAGCCGTACCCGGCGGTACAAAGCACCAGCTTGCTGGTGGGCACGTTGCTTACCAGCCAGTCGAGCGACTTCTCGATGAAGCCCATCGAGGCAATACAGCCAGGAGTGCCGTCGGCATTATGCTCGTCGTAGGCCATGGCGAAAACCAGGTCCACCTCCTCGCTAATCTTCTTGATGCTCATGCTGAACTCCGCCGGGTTTACGTCGATGGTCAGCAGGTAGCCATCCTTATCCATGGCAGCGCTCAGCTCGCGGGCAAACTGGTAGTAGTAGGGGCCAGCAGCAGCGGGCATCGTCTCGAAGTCGATGTTTATACCCTGGAAGCTGTACTCCTCGAGGAAGGCGAGGATGTTCTTTATCAGGGTTTGGCGGCTCTCCTTGTTCTTGAGGAGGCCAAACGCAGCATTTCCGTTCCACTGCCCGTTGTAGTTGTTGCTAAGCAGCGGCACAATGGCAATCTTGTTTTGGCGCAGCAGGCTAACAATGTTCTTGTCCACCTTCATCTCCACGTCGCCCTTGGCATTTTTCAGGTAGAGCCATTCGGGAATCACCATGTTAAGGTTATTCAGGTTGGCCTTCAGCGAAACGGCAGAGCTCTTATCCCAGTTCACGTAGAAGCCAGCACGTACGGGCATGTACGCCTTCACATCGCCGGGGATGGCCGCTGGCTGCTTGTACAGGTCATTTTTTCGGTGCTTGCGGACCTCCTTAAGGCGCTTGATAAAGGCGTTGATTTCCGACTCGGAAACCTTCTTCTGCTTCGGGTTTTTGTTGATAACGTGGATGCGCTTTTCGCTAATCCGAAGGCTCTTGATGCTGTAGGTCTCTCCGTGGAAGAACGAAAAGAGTATGGAGACAACCGCAATTACAAGCAGCACCAAAAAGATGCGTACGGCCCATAAAAAACTATTCCAACGTGTGCCCGAATGGCTTTGAAAAACTTGCTTGCTCATGTATAGCGAAATATGTTAGGGCAACCAAAAGTTGCCAGAAATTACCAGTAGCGACAGCAGGTTGATGGTGTTGCTGTAGTAGTGAAACTTGTTAGGCGCAAAGCCGCCCATGTAGCTGTACCCCCTGTTTAGCCACTGCTGGTTGCCGCCGTTAAGCATGCCG
This window of the uncultured Acetobacteroides sp. genome carries:
- a CDS encoding SIMPL domain-containing protein, encoding MKRLLIALFVTLSLGAFAQEQEIKQHFIEVVGSSKMEVAPDIAYFSLLLVDNPKENINVEKQEVEIAKVLKKYGVPSENLTIDKLSGIRQKVSFWGTKDVVNRKSYLLKLTNLAVSDKIIEELSSLKITSISLYKVENSQIETHKLTACELASKNAKEKAASFCKGMGVAALAPLAIYEQNLFVSGEENEYQPRLYMAKAMEDNAVGGEQEEPQQAFKNIVIKCTVRAKIEVK
- a CDS encoding glycosyltransferase codes for the protein MSKQVFQSHSGTRWNSFLWAVRIFLVLLVIAVVSILFSFFHGETYSIKSLRISEKRIHVINKNPKQKKVSESEINAFIKRLKEVRKHRKNDLYKQPAAIPGDVKAYMPVRAGFYVNWDKSSAVSLKANLNNLNMVIPEWLYLKNAKGDVEMKVDKNIVSLLRQNKIAIVPLLSNNYNGQWNGNAAFGLLKNKESRQTLIKNILAFLEEYSFQGINIDFETMPAAAGPYYYQFARELSAAMDKDGYLLTIDVNPAEFSMSIKKISEEVDLVFAMAYDEHNADGTPGCIASMGFIEKSLDWLVSNVPTSKLVLCTAGYGYNWNGGANADDLSYEQFISLANESQASVTFDPDNSDLFFKYYDDQGKLCEAHCNDAISVFNAMRTGADYGITGAAIWYLGSEDYRIWSFFKRDMSSEALDRNPFNFNLLKRIKSMYSINYDGKGELVEVISKPQDGLVSLDVDKSEFFISDESYKHLPSSYQVNRYGAGNPKKLAITFDDGPDGEYTPQILDILKKNKIHATFFVTGLNAEDNIPLLKRVYREGHEIGNHTFLHPNLEVTSDDRERIELRSTRMLLESVLGHSTMLFRTPYNTNAEPQNIFEIKPLSVAYDEGYISVASSIDPNDWQRGVCADTIVARAIAQQHLGNIILLHDSGGERSQTILALPRIIDYFKKRGYEFVTASELMGKSRDEVMPKVKRNVFMLEDINGIFFLLTFIWQHFLRGFFFVAIGLGIFRLLSLLVLAILQRRKQRRVLHSDIASSYHPSVSIIVPAFNEEVNAVRTVENLLKCSYPSFDVVFIDDGSSDSTYSVVKQAFEGNPRVKVLTKPNGGKASALNYAIGHTDSEILVCIDADTLLMPDAVEKMVPFFADSRVGAVAGNVRVGNPVNLLTRWQRIEYNTSQNFERRAFDYANAILVVPGAIGAFRHSVMEEIEGFDTDTLAEDCDLTVRILREGYAVRSCTEALSLTEAPESLKMFVKQRFRWSFGMMQSFWKHRDLLFTRRKPNMGWILLPNLLIFGFIIPLFSPLVDIMFIFGLFSKHAMAFVLSYVIFYVVELLISVVAYSFDNLKFGLKEAVLLFVQRFVYRQILFVVLVKAYLKAMKGELAIWGVLKRTGSVHASAENSK